The proteins below come from a single Papaver somniferum cultivar HN1 chromosome 11, ASM357369v1, whole genome shotgun sequence genomic window:
- the LOC113321052 gene encoding cytochrome c-type biogenesis protein CcmE homolog, mitochondrial-like has product MATAFRKGLRSLGSRILINKTITTRQFSNRPLTSIIHNQSPSLFSNLYKNPSTESQFFRQFSSQRIPKRPNKIDIGARARKLQQQRLWTYALAFGGVAGFVYLVLVNFEDQLVFYVTPTEAFEKYKANPSKNRFRLGGLVLEGSVITPSSSATMEFVVTDLITDTLVRYEGSLPDLFREGHSAIVEGAIFPLTDEIRKELASNGKSISEKATSMEYYFNGSEVLAKHDEKYMPQEVAAALERNKEKLKEEAEAQAEEEAAKVEEAVKSEEATKTDKEVQRERVDF; this is encoded by the coding sequence ATGGCGACTGCATTCAGGAAGGGTCTTAGATCTCTTGGATCTCGTATACTAATCAACAAAACAATCACTACTAGGCAATTTTCAAACAGGCCACTAACTTCTATCATCCATAATCAATCCCCATCCTTATTTTCTAATCTCTATAAAAATCCATCAACAGAATCTCAATTCTTCCGTCAATTTTCATCCCAAAGAATACCAAAAAGACCTAATAAGATTGATATAGGTGCTAGAGCTCGCAAACTTCAGCAGCAGAGACTATGGACTTACGCTTTAGCATTCGGTGGAGTTGCTGGTTTTGTATATCTTGTTTTAGTTAATTTTGAAGATCAATTGGTTTTTTATGTAACACCAACTGAAGCTTTTGAGAAATACAAAGCAAATCCAAGTAAAAACAGGTTTAGACTTGGTGGATTAGTTCTTGAAGGAAGTGTTATTACTCCTTCTTCATCCGCTACAATGGAATTTGTTGTTACTGATTTGATTACTGATACTCTAGTTAGGTATGAAGGTTCTCTTCCTGATTTATTCCGTGAAGGTCATTCTGCTATTGTTGAAGGGGCTATTTTTCCATTAACCGATGAAATTCGTAAAGAATTGGCTTCAAATGGGAAATCTATATCTGAAAAAGCTACAAGTATGGAGTATTATTTTAATGGAAGTGAAGTTCTTGCCAAACATGATGAGAAATATATGCCACAAGAGGTTGCAGCAGCTTTAGAGAGGAATAAAGAGAAGCTCAAGGAAGAAGCTGAGGCGCAAGCAGAAGAAGAAGCGGCTAAAGTAGAAGAGGCAGTGAAATCAGAAGAGGCTACTAAAACTGACAAGGAAGTTCAGAGAGAGAGAGTTGATTTTTGA